A part of Terriglobus roseus genomic DNA contains:
- a CDS encoding HD domain-containing protein, translating into MYTRERAWELLNEWTTSPSLIKHALAVETCTRSYGEREAERLGLNGEAAAEFIAKYSMAALLHDFDYDRHPSLEEHPFVGNRLLTEQGWPEEIRHAILAHASYTGAARESHLDRALFACDELAGFLTACALVKPTKSIHDVEVAGVKKKMKDKAFARGVNREDIVEGAALLGIPMEEHIENCLRAMQANAAELALEGATASN; encoded by the coding sequence ATGTACACACGCGAACGCGCCTGGGAATTGCTGAATGAATGGACTACCTCACCTAGCCTGATCAAACACGCACTTGCAGTGGAAACCTGTACCCGCAGCTATGGAGAACGCGAGGCCGAACGGTTGGGCCTGAATGGCGAAGCTGCTGCGGAATTTATTGCGAAATACAGCATGGCGGCGCTGCTGCATGACTTTGACTACGATCGGCATCCATCACTGGAGGAGCATCCGTTTGTTGGCAATCGCTTGCTGACGGAGCAGGGATGGCCTGAGGAGATTCGGCATGCCATCCTGGCACATGCTTCCTACACCGGCGCGGCGCGCGAAAGCCATCTGGACCGTGCGCTCTTTGCCTGTGACGAACTGGCTGGATTTCTTACTGCCTGCGCGCTGGTGAAACCCACAAAGAGCATTCACGATGTGGAAGTAGCCGGTGTGAAGAAGAAGATGAAGGATAAGGCATTTGCACGTGGCGTGAATCGCGAAGACATTGTCGAGGGCGCAGCGCTGCTTGGCATTCCGATGGAAGAGCACATCGAAAACTGCCTGCGCGCAATGCAGGCAAACGCGGCCGAGCTTGCGCTGGAGGGCGCAACTGCATCCAACTAA
- a CDS encoding glycosyltransferase family 39 protein yields MERWDGLFCGLLWLLAALLTRPFVESGLIDDFSYVKSAFVFADTHRLVYNGWATATIGWQIAWGGIFAHFFGHTYSAVRLANFVTSFATVWIAQAAFRRSGLSRRNAALGAVALALCPLFLPMSVSFMSDISGLFSILVCYYCCLRALQSKEDSHVLGWLVAASLLSIVGSTARQIAWMSPLVMVPSAAWLLHRKRGVLPIAVVLWLLSAAVMLGSMRWFAHQPLSVPEGVIQGAVNARSFRELLGNMTAAIFCLLFMLVPLLAAWTAKRLRAARVAAVAVGALVVTFVVRFLTAHAMEKGWAPWTGDILDKIGMLGYRNAWTLGIEPSPLAPWARALLSFIIIALTLWFALAVINNAHKESEENAASEWRSLLILTVPFLAAYFVLLCPRAMWGIVIDRYLLPPIAFGILFLLRMSQERIGSRLPAISYVLLGLFALFAITGTHDWIAMHRARVEAVQRLQSQSVDRLQIEAGYQMDGMAQIDRAGAVIDPRVHYPAEIDTRPWTLPDLPHGCREILNPHTPALHPHYFLSASETEASLTLGEPVCLVQSNEQPQVYGAWLPPFQRRIYILQRP; encoded by the coding sequence TTGGAACGGTGGGACGGGCTGTTTTGCGGCCTGCTCTGGCTGCTGGCTGCACTGTTAACGCGGCCCTTTGTCGAGTCCGGCCTCATCGACGACTTTTCCTATGTGAAATCGGCCTTCGTCTTCGCAGACACGCATCGGCTTGTTTACAACGGATGGGCCACGGCCACCATCGGCTGGCAGATTGCATGGGGTGGCATCTTCGCGCATTTCTTTGGCCACACATATAGTGCTGTTCGTCTTGCCAATTTCGTGACGTCGTTTGCAACGGTATGGATTGCGCAGGCAGCGTTTCGCCGCAGCGGACTTTCGCGTCGTAACGCCGCACTTGGGGCAGTTGCGCTTGCACTGTGCCCGCTGTTTCTCCCCATGTCCGTGTCGTTCATGTCAGACATTAGCGGGCTGTTCAGCATTCTGGTTTGCTACTACTGCTGTTTGCGTGCTCTGCAATCCAAAGAGGACAGCCATGTGCTCGGGTGGCTGGTTGCAGCCAGTTTGCTTAGCATTGTTGGCTCTACGGCGCGTCAGATCGCATGGATGTCACCGCTGGTGATGGTGCCTTCAGCAGCATGGCTGTTACATCGCAAGCGAGGTGTTCTTCCTATTGCAGTGGTGCTTTGGCTGCTTTCCGCAGCGGTCATGCTTGGCAGCATGAGGTGGTTTGCGCATCAGCCTCTCTCCGTGCCGGAAGGAGTTATTCAGGGCGCTGTTAATGCGAGGTCGTTCCGTGAGCTTCTCGGAAATATGACCGCGGCCATTTTCTGTTTGCTGTTCATGCTTGTTCCGTTGCTTGCTGCATGGACTGCAAAGCGCCTGCGTGCAGCGCGGGTCGCTGCTGTTGCCGTGGGCGCGCTCGTTGTGACATTCGTTGTGCGTTTCCTTACGGCCCACGCCATGGAGAAAGGTTGGGCGCCGTGGACGGGAGACATTCTCGACAAGATCGGGATGCTGGGCTATCGCAATGCGTGGACGCTCGGTATTGAGCCGTCACCACTGGCACCATGGGCACGCGCACTTTTGTCGTTCATCATCATCGCGCTCACGCTGTGGTTTGCGCTGGCTGTGATCAACAATGCACATAAGGAATCGGAAGAGAATGCAGCAAGTGAATGGCGTTCACTGCTGATTCTTACGGTGCCGTTTCTCGCGGCTTACTTCGTGCTTCTGTGCCCGCGTGCCATGTGGGGCATTGTCATTGATCGTTACCTATTGCCGCCCATCGCCTTTGGAATTCTGTTTCTGTTGCGGATGTCGCAAGAACGTATTGGATCGCGTCTTCCTGCAATCAGCTATGTTCTGCTTGGCCTCTTCGCACTCTTCGCGATCACGGGAACACATGATTGGATCGCCATGCATCGTGCGCGTGTAGAGGCGGTGCAGCGATTGCAGTCACAGAGTGTGGATCGTTTGCAGATTGAAGCGGGATATCAGATGGATGGCATGGCGCAGATTGATCGCGCGGGTGCAGTGATTGATCCGCGTGTGCATTACCCTGCGGAAATCGATACTCGCCCGTGGACGTTGCCCGATCTTCCGCATGGATGCAGAGAAATCTTGAATCCACATACGCCTGCACTGCACCCGCACTATTTCTTGTCTGCAAGCGAAACAGAGGCATCACTCACATTGGGTGAACCTGTGTGCCTAGTGCAATCGAATGAGCAGCCACAGGTCTATGGCGCGTGGTTGCCGCCATTCCAACGCAGGATCTACATTCTGCAAAGGCCGTAG
- a CDS encoding nucleotidyltransferase family protein has product MSRRVAALVLAAGASERLGQPKQLVQYQGECLMNRAIRMAHEAGASPVFVVLGAGYEALLEVLQTNPHEPRILINKGWRRGMSTSIALGAAAAERVDADDLLVLTCDQVTVTAEHLRRLMEASHREHVVASHYYERRGIPALFPEFSFHALQELTGDTGARELLQDDAVLTVPLRGGEFDVDTPADLERLQAMEEQKEHDRHTHVA; this is encoded by the coding sequence ATGAGCCGTAGAGTTGCAGCGCTGGTACTGGCGGCAGGCGCATCCGAACGGTTAGGCCAACCGAAACAACTGGTGCAGTATCAAGGGGAATGCCTGATGAATCGCGCGATTCGCATGGCGCATGAAGCGGGCGCATCGCCTGTCTTCGTTGTGCTGGGCGCGGGCTATGAAGCGCTACTGGAAGTGCTGCAGACTAATCCCCACGAACCGCGCATTCTGATCAACAAAGGGTGGAGGCGAGGTATGTCCACTTCCATTGCGCTAGGTGCCGCGGCGGCGGAGCGCGTGGATGCGGACGATCTGCTGGTGTTGACCTGCGATCAGGTCACTGTAACCGCTGAACATCTGCGACGGCTGATGGAAGCGTCGCATCGCGAACACGTAGTTGCTTCGCACTATTACGAACGACGCGGCATCCCAGCACTCTTTCCCGAATTCAGCTTCCATGCATTGCAGGAATTAACTGGCGATACGGGAGCCCGTGAGTTGTTGCAAGACGATGCAGTATTAACCGTGCCACTGCGTGGCGGTGAGTTCGACGTGGATACACCTGCCGATCTGGAACGTCTGCAGGCGATGGAAGAACAGAAAGAACACGACCGGCACACTCATGTCGCATGA
- a CDS encoding XdhC family protein: MNLKERRDIAHLYGHTPRGVLFTLVEMRGSSDHAAGTRIYTPADGRSAGSVSAGWVDAEFLQRVDLFANAQMHIVQDGHDIETHLLSEPSETPEAAALIAAFEATLQGEPRSVITVLPETDVALMRFVMDARGDVLFASELLETEDIVPMRRAARTSPHGALHVLAQGRIFVEHMEPAVSEQDMMNNTLHTEAR; encoded by the coding sequence ATGAACCTGAAAGAGCGCCGCGACATTGCCCATTTGTATGGACACACGCCGCGTGGCGTTCTCTTCACGCTCGTGGAGATGCGTGGAAGCTCGGATCATGCTGCCGGGACGCGTATTTACACCCCAGCGGATGGGCGCAGTGCAGGCTCGGTTTCCGCTGGATGGGTCGACGCAGAATTTCTACAACGCGTTGATTTGTTTGCGAATGCGCAGATGCATATCGTTCAGGATGGCCATGACATAGAAACGCATCTATTGTCAGAGCCTTCCGAGACGCCTGAGGCCGCAGCTCTCATCGCAGCTTTTGAAGCGACACTGCAAGGCGAGCCACGCTCAGTGATCACGGTTCTTCCTGAAACAGATGTAGCTCTGATGCGATTTGTGATGGATGCACGAGGAGACGTATTGTTCGCCAGCGAATTGCTGGAGACAGAAGACATTGTGCCCATGCGACGTGCAGCGCGGACTTCACCTCATGGTGCACTGCACGTACTCGCACAAGGACGCATATTTGTGGAGCACATGGAACCAGCGGTTTCAGAACAGGACATGATGAACAACACACTGCACACGGAGGCGCGATGA
- a CDS encoding glycoside hydrolase family 125 protein encodes MVSHVDRRSFVRNSAALAAGAAFFAKTNLLAQYTKRDLTQRPAESERLFRSQAVEDAIASVSRDIADPQLRTIFANCLPNTLDTTVFPGTRDGKPDTFVITGDIDALWLRDSSAQMHPYLPFAKSDAKLATVIEGLIHRHAMCILLDPYANAFRRNPTDKPLDWAVQDATDHKPGVGERKWEVDSLCYPIRLAHGYWKATGSTAAFDSEWVAAMQLVLRTFREQQRMHDRGPYHFQRRAENPTDSVILSGYGAPTKPNGMLHSIFRPSDDACTYPLFVPANLFAVAALNMLAEIAKAVGNAQLANDAASLATEVSAATKAYGQLKHARFGEMYAYEVDGFGNVNWMDDANAPGLLSIAYLTGIPLKQPVYRNTRAFSLSDSNPYFFKGSAAEGVGGPHVGMDYVWPMSITMRALTSTEDAEILNCLKMLRNTTAGTNFMHEAFHKDDPTKFTRPWFAWANTLFGELVLKIHAERPSLLRQSLAQKASAA; translated from the coding sequence ATGGTTTCGCATGTCGATCGTCGCAGCTTTGTTCGTAACTCCGCAGCGCTTGCCGCAGGAGCAGCTTTCTTTGCAAAGACAAACCTTCTTGCGCAGTACACGAAGCGCGATCTGACGCAGCGTCCTGCTGAGAGTGAGCGACTGTTTCGCTCGCAGGCTGTGGAAGATGCCATTGCATCTGTCAGCCGCGACATTGCCGATCCGCAGTTGCGTACGATCTTTGCGAACTGTCTGCCGAACACTCTGGATACGACCGTCTTTCCCGGCACACGTGATGGCAAGCCGGATACATTCGTGATCACTGGCGACATTGACGCGCTGTGGCTGCGCGATTCTTCCGCGCAGATGCATCCATATCTACCGTTTGCAAAGAGCGATGCGAAGCTGGCAACGGTGATCGAGGGTCTGATTCATCGCCATGCGATGTGCATTCTGTTGGATCCTTATGCAAATGCGTTTCGTCGCAACCCCACAGACAAGCCATTGGACTGGGCCGTGCAAGATGCCACAGACCACAAGCCCGGTGTGGGTGAGCGCAAGTGGGAAGTGGACTCGCTCTGCTATCCGATCCGCCTGGCGCATGGGTATTGGAAAGCAACAGGGAGCACTGCTGCGTTCGATAGCGAATGGGTTGCAGCCATGCAGCTTGTGTTGAGGACCTTCCGCGAACAACAGCGCATGCATGATCGCGGGCCGTATCATTTCCAGCGTCGCGCAGAGAATCCTACGGACTCAGTAATTCTGAGTGGCTACGGCGCTCCGACGAAACCGAATGGCATGTTGCACTCCATCTTCCGACCGTCCGACGATGCGTGTACGTATCCGCTCTTTGTTCCTGCAAACCTGTTTGCTGTGGCAGCTCTGAACATGTTGGCAGAGATCGCGAAAGCGGTTGGCAATGCACAGCTTGCTAACGATGCTGCGTCACTGGCGACGGAAGTTTCAGCCGCAACGAAGGCGTATGGACAGTTAAAACATGCTCGCTTTGGCGAGATGTACGCCTACGAAGTGGATGGCTTTGGCAATGTGAACTGGATGGATGATGCAAATGCGCCCGGGCTACTGAGCATTGCGTACCTGACTGGCATTCCGCTAAAGCAGCCTGTCTACCGCAACACACGCGCATTCTCATTGAGCGACAGCAACCCTTATTTCTTCAAGGGATCGGCAGCGGAAGGTGTTGGCGGACCACACGTGGGTATGGACTACGTCTGGCCCATGAGCATTACGATGCGCGCTCTGACGAGCACAGAGGACGCAGAAATCCTCAACTGCCTGAAGATGTTACGCAACACCACTGCCGGCACCAACTTCATGCACGAGGCGTTTCACAAGGACGATCCCACGAAGTTCACACGGCCGTGGTTTGCGTGGGCAAACACGCTATTTGGTGAATTAGTGTTGAAGATTCACGCAGAACGGCCCTCGCTTTTACGGCAAAGCCTAGCCCAAAAGGCCTCAGCCGCTTGA
- a CDS encoding tetratricopeptide repeat protein, whose amino-acid sequence MKSRILSVAAMVAVLSPASLAFAQQTPDQPGSIHGHVQNAAGMAQSTGDVKLTTDRSSTDDKTRKYEYSFPLDANGDFKGAGIKPGKYVMFYIVKGATVDYIADVEIKPGQDTAQNDDMTREEFLKAMTPEQKKQLEDFKKANAATVAANKTVANLNGLLTGARDDEKAGKYDDAIAKMQQATQQKPDEAILWLELGNAQLGAKKFDDAATSLQKAADTNAASKKPNPSISGSAYNNLGQALVGAKKPNDALAAYDKAAAAEPAKAGVYYYNEAAVLYNSGNHDQAAQAADKAIAADPTKAESYYIKGQSLIDKATLNAKTQKMEAPEGCLDAYLKYLELAPNGAHAADVQGIVSAFDQKQVADFKANKGKKK is encoded by the coding sequence ATGAAGTCTCGCATTCTTTCCGTAGCCGCAATGGTAGCGGTTCTTTCGCCGGCAAGCCTGGCATTCGCTCAGCAGACCCCGGACCAGCCCGGCAGCATCCACGGCCATGTGCAGAACGCCGCAGGCATGGCGCAGTCCACGGGCGACGTGAAGCTGACGACCGACCGCAGCAGCACTGACGACAAGACCCGCAAGTACGAGTACAGCTTCCCCCTCGATGCGAACGGTGACTTCAAGGGTGCCGGCATCAAGCCCGGCAAGTACGTCATGTTCTACATCGTCAAGGGCGCCACGGTGGACTACATCGCCGACGTGGAGATCAAGCCCGGCCAGGACACCGCGCAGAACGACGACATGACCCGCGAAGAGTTCCTCAAGGCCATGACGCCCGAGCAGAAGAAGCAGCTTGAGGACTTCAAGAAGGCCAACGCTGCAACCGTTGCTGCCAACAAGACCGTGGCCAACCTGAACGGTCTGCTGACGGGCGCTCGCGACGACGAGAAGGCTGGCAAGTACGACGACGCTATCGCCAAGATGCAGCAGGCCACCCAGCAGAAGCCGGACGAAGCCATCCTGTGGCTGGAACTGGGCAACGCACAGCTTGGTGCCAAGAAGTTCGACGACGCTGCTACCAGCCTGCAGAAGGCAGCAGACACCAACGCTGCATCCAAGAAGCCGAACCCGTCCATCTCGGGTAGCGCCTACAACAACCTGGGCCAGGCCCTGGTGGGCGCCAAGAAGCCAAACGACGCACTCGCCGCCTACGACAAGGCCGCTGCTGCTGAACCGGCCAAGGCAGGCGTGTACTACTACAACGAAGCCGCCGTGCTCTACAACAGCGGCAACCACGATCAGGCTGCGCAGGCTGCCGACAAGGCAATCGCTGCCGACCCGACCAAGGCTGAGTCGTACTACATCAAGGGCCAGAGTCTGATCGACAAGGCAACACTGAACGCCAAGACACAGAAGATGGAAGCTCCTGAGGGCTGCTTGGATGCTTACCTGAAGTATCTGGAGCTGGCTCCGAACGGCGCTCATGCTGCCGACGTGCAGGGCATTGTCTCCGCATTCGATCAGAAGCAGGTCGCAGACTTCAAGGCCAACAAGGGCAAGAAGAAGTAA
- the queC gene encoding 7-cyano-7-deazaguanine synthase QueC: MSNETRQKAVVCLSGGMDSTVCAALAARDYDAYALHFSYGQRTEARELKSAQGVAEALGFKQFLQLRMDLFRQIGGSALTDTSIAVPDAPEDEGKIGDAVPVTYVPFRNAHFLSAAVSWAEVIGAKTIFIGAVEQDSSGYPDCRPAYYDAFNELIRQGTAVGDIRVETPLIQLRKREIVRLGVELGAPLHVSWSCYSGEEFACGVCESCVLRLRAFQEAGSTDPIPYASKR, from the coding sequence ATGAGCAACGAAACACGCCAGAAAGCGGTGGTTTGCCTGAGCGGCGGGATGGATTCCACCGTATGCGCAGCGCTGGCGGCACGCGACTACGACGCCTACGCCCTCCACTTCTCCTACGGCCAGCGCACCGAAGCCCGCGAGTTGAAGAGCGCGCAAGGCGTGGCAGAAGCACTTGGATTCAAACAGTTTCTCCAGTTGCGTATGGATCTCTTCCGCCAGATCGGCGGATCGGCGCTGACGGACACTTCCATCGCCGTTCCGGACGCTCCGGAAGACGAAGGCAAGATCGGCGACGCCGTTCCCGTCACCTACGTTCCCTTCCGCAACGCCCACTTCCTCTCCGCCGCCGTAAGCTGGGCAGAGGTCATCGGAGCGAAGACCATCTTCATCGGAGCGGTCGAACAGGACAGCTCCGGATACCCCGACTGCCGCCCGGCGTATTATGACGCCTTCAACGAATTAATCCGCCAAGGCACTGCTGTGGGCGATATTCGGGTGGAAACGCCACTCATCCAACTCCGCAAGCGCGAGATCGTGCGTCTGGGTGTTGAATTGGGTGCTCCGTTACATGTAAGTTGGTCGTGCTACTCAGGCGAGGAGTTTGCCTGCGGAGTGTGTGAAAGCTGCGTTCTACGGCTGCGGGCTTTTCAGGAGGCTGGCAGCACAGACCCGATTCCCTACGCATCGAAGCGTTAG
- a CDS encoding putative signal transducing protein, with protein MAEQNEDFVTVASYSEVGEASVAQSVLDGAGIDSFLSGEEANILLPVSGARLQVRAEDAETARELLNNVPVFVEDGVAVGETAKGASLADNGDDL; from the coding sequence ATGGCAGAGCAGAACGAAGATTTTGTAACCGTGGCCAGCTATTCCGAAGTAGGCGAAGCATCCGTAGCGCAAAGCGTACTCGACGGAGCCGGCATCGACTCCTTCCTCAGCGGTGAAGAAGCAAACATCCTGCTCCCCGTAAGCGGCGCACGCCTCCAGGTACGCGCGGAAGACGCCGAGACCGCCCGCGAGCTCCTGAACAACGTCCCGGTCTTCGTGGAAGACGGAGTGGCCGTGGGCGAAACCGCAAAGGGTGCCTCCCTCGCCGACAACGGCGACGACCTCTAA
- a CDS encoding carboxylesterase/lipase family protein, translating to MPRNPVKIPLNHQHGDWRSLPWRFIIAPMRWLTCSSTRKIAVAALALTLSPCIFAQKTVSTDSGDLIGKTNGNVRSFLGVPYAAPPLGPLRWKAPEPVKRSATALAADKIGPACMQKLSRSHLPWTEAFMVQNDVSEDCLTLNVWTAGSLSGHRPVLVYLHGGGFVEGSGGISSYDGTQLSKSGLIVVTVNFRLGIFGYFASSALRTDSGHDSAGNYALADQIAALDWVKKNIAAFGGDPQRVTVAGQSAGAESVAELLASPKAKGLFQRAILNSDPLLWPATTVSSLDEAAKLGDAFTAKYGGTLDALRAVPAETLLNAPDAPPKRPVVDGYWLTEQPGDDLTHPVGSDVPVMIGWVKDEGFPTTKLSAEAFRADVAKKYGDNADRFLKLYPADDDAQAAKSQMQAGRDRNIAITTLYADAYQRRRESSVYLYWFARTPPWKAHPEFGAHHTAEVPYFFETLDQVKDRDYEDADYAVSKIAGGEWLKFASTGKPSSTWVAAQHGGGPFYVIDTTPKAQSQQDAARAAFWKSVLLKH from the coding sequence ATGCCGCGCAATCCAGTGAAGATTCCCCTAAATCATCAGCATGGCGATTGGCGCAGTCTTCCATGGCGTTTTATCATCGCGCCTATGCGCTGGCTCACATGCAGTTCAACTCGGAAGATCGCGGTTGCGGCTCTTGCTCTCACACTCAGCCCCTGCATCTTCGCGCAGAAAACCGTCTCCACTGACAGCGGTGACCTCATCGGCAAAACCAACGGCAACGTACGCAGCTTCCTCGGCGTACCGTATGCCGCACCACCGCTCGGCCCCTTACGCTGGAAAGCCCCAGAGCCAGTGAAGCGCAGCGCCACAGCGCTCGCTGCAGACAAGATCGGCCCTGCCTGCATGCAGAAACTTTCGCGCAGCCATCTGCCCTGGACCGAAGCCTTCATGGTGCAAAACGATGTCAGCGAAGACTGCCTCACGCTCAACGTGTGGACAGCCGGTTCGCTCAGCGGCCATCGCCCCGTACTCGTCTATCTGCACGGCGGCGGTTTCGTGGAAGGCAGCGGTGGCATCTCCAGCTATGACGGAACACAACTTTCAAAGAGCGGACTCATCGTCGTCACGGTGAACTTCCGTCTCGGCATCTTTGGCTACTTCGCCAGCTCGGCCCTGCGCACAGACAGCGGCCACGACAGTGCAGGCAACTACGCTCTCGCCGATCAGATCGCCGCACTCGACTGGGTAAAGAAAAACATCGCAGCCTTCGGTGGCGACCCGCAACGAGTTACAGTCGCAGGCCAAAGCGCAGGCGCGGAATCGGTAGCAGAACTACTTGCATCGCCCAAGGCAAAAGGCCTCTTCCAACGCGCCATCCTCAACAGCGATCCGCTACTGTGGCCTGCCACAACCGTTAGCTCGCTCGACGAAGCAGCCAAGCTCGGCGACGCCTTCACCGCTAAGTACGGCGGCACGCTGGACGCTCTGCGTGCCGTCCCCGCAGAGACACTGCTCAATGCACCAGACGCACCACCCAAGCGCCCCGTCGTGGATGGTTACTGGCTCACCGAACAGCCGGGCGATGACCTCACACATCCCGTAGGCAGCGACGTTCCCGTCATGATCGGTTGGGTGAAAGACGAAGGCTTCCCCACAACAAAGCTCTCCGCGGAAGCCTTCCGCGCCGACGTCGCAAAGAAGTACGGCGACAATGCCGATCGCTTCCTCAAGCTCTATCCCGCCGACGATGACGCACAGGCAGCCAAGAGCCAGATGCAGGCAGGTCGCGACCGCAACATCGCCATCACCACGCTCTACGCAGACGCCTACCAGCGCCGCCGGGAGTCCTCCGTCTATCTCTACTGGTTCGCACGCACGCCACCGTGGAAGGCGCACCCCGAGTTCGGCGCACACCACACCGCAGAAGTCCCATACTTCTTCGAAACACTCGATCAGGTAAAGGACCGCGACTACGAAGACGCCGACTACGCCGTAAGCAAAATCGCAGGCGGCGAGTGGCTGAAGTTCGCCTCCACAGGCAAACCCTCATCCACATGGGTTGCCGCACAGCACGGCGGCGGCCCCTTCTACGTCATCGACACCACACCCAAAGCGCAATCGCAACAAGACGCAGCCCGGGCCGCCTTCTGGAAGAGCGTCCTGCTCAAGCACTAG
- a CDS encoding epimerase yields MRVIVFGGSGMVGQGVLRECLLDTGVSEVLSVSRRALDASVDSAVDRKSPKLRELVCPKEFESLDFNSLADQLTGYDACFFPLGVSSVGMKEAEYTRITRDLTLAVARVLVERNSSMVFVYVSGEGTDANSKTMWARVKGGVENALFDMPFRAAYAFRPGLILAKNGIRSKVAIYNFFYRALFPLVWVLGKFPKLSTDTETVGRAMLRAARETPQQRVWNTAAINSLGR; encoded by the coding sequence ATGCGAGTAATTGTGTTTGGCGGCAGCGGCATGGTGGGACAAGGCGTGTTGCGCGAATGCCTTCTGGATACGGGTGTTTCTGAAGTGTTGTCCGTGAGTCGGCGCGCGCTGGATGCGTCAGTGGATAGCGCTGTGGATCGCAAGAGTCCGAAGCTGCGTGAGCTGGTTTGTCCGAAGGAGTTTGAGTCGCTTGACTTCAATTCGTTGGCCGATCAGCTAACGGGTTACGACGCGTGTTTCTTTCCGCTGGGCGTGTCGTCCGTAGGTATGAAGGAAGCGGAGTACACGCGCATTACTCGTGACCTGACGCTGGCTGTGGCGCGTGTGTTGGTGGAGCGCAATTCTTCGATGGTGTTTGTGTATGTGTCAGGTGAAGGCACGGACGCGAACAGCAAGACGATGTGGGCGCGTGTGAAGGGCGGCGTGGAGAATGCGTTGTTCGATATGCCGTTTCGCGCGGCATATGCGTTTCGTCCGGGATTGATTCTTGCCAAGAATGGCATTCGATCGAAGGTGGCGATCTACAACTTCTTTTATCGTGCTCTGTTTCCTTTGGTGTGGGTGTTAGGTAAGTTTCCTAAGTTGTCCACGGATACGGAGACGGTGGGACGCGCGATGTTGCGCGCAGCAAGAGAAACGCCGCAGCAACGCGTTTGGAATACTGCGGCGATTAATTCTCTTGGGCGATGA
- a CDS encoding purine nucleoside permease, with the protein MRKLHAFLAASLFCGVATAQTKIPVKVVVVTMFEVGNDTGDTPGEFQHWVEGEHLTHRYAMPAAYHDALMNDDGVLGIVTGVGTARASATIMALGTDPRFDLTHAYWVIAGIGGIDPKQGSLASAVWSDWIVDGDIAHEIDVREVPKDWPTGYVPLRKSTPYEKPRTDENGIVFHLNTGLVDWAYNLTRDVKLPDNAEIRERRQSFAEPAAKKPPFVLRGDNLSASTFWHGKLLNQWARDWVSYQTDGHGTYAICGMEDTGTLQSLTWLDRAGKVDSKRVLVLRTASNYDQQREGITAAESLAETKITKYSAFLPSLDSAYRVGDVVVRNIVTNWPTLRDRMPQPKP; encoded by the coding sequence ATGCGCAAATTGCATGCATTTCTCGCGGCATCGCTCTTCTGCGGCGTCGCAACCGCACAAACAAAGATTCCAGTAAAAGTCGTCGTCGTAACCATGTTTGAAGTGGGGAACGACACCGGCGACACTCCCGGCGAATTCCAGCACTGGGTCGAAGGCGAACACCTCACCCATCGCTACGCCATGCCCGCCGCGTATCACGATGCGCTCATGAACGACGACGGCGTACTCGGCATCGTCACCGGCGTCGGCACCGCACGCGCATCCGCTACCATCATGGCGCTCGGCACCGATCCGCGCTTCGATCTCACACACGCCTACTGGGTCATCGCAGGCATCGGCGGCATCGATCCCAAGCAAGGCTCGCTCGCATCCGCAGTGTGGTCCGATTGGATCGTAGACGGCGACATCGCACACGAAATCGATGTCCGCGAAGTCCCCAAAGACTGGCCCACCGGCTACGTCCCTCTACGCAAATCCACACCATACGAGAAGCCGCGCACCGACGAGAACGGCATCGTCTTCCACCTGAACACCGGCCTCGTCGACTGGGCATACAACCTCACGCGCGACGTAAAGCTGCCTGACAACGCAGAGATCCGCGAACGCCGCCAAAGCTTCGCAGAACCCGCCGCAAAGAAGCCGCCATTCGTCCTGCGTGGCGACAACCTCAGCGCCAGCACCTTCTGGCACGGTAAGTTACTGAACCAATGGGCACGCGACTGGGTCAGCTACCAGACCGACGGACACGGCACCTACGCCATCTGCGGCATGGAAGACACCGGCACGCTGCAATCGCTTACATGGCTTGATCGAGCAGGCAAAGTCGACTCAAAGCGCGTCCTCGTCCTTCGCACCGCCAGCAACTACGACCAGCAGCGCGAAGGCATCACCGCCGCGGAATCATTGGCTGAAACCAAGATCACCAAGTACTCGGCCTTCCTGCCATCGCTTGACTCCGCATACCGCGTAGGCGACGTCGTGGTGCGCAACATCGTCACCAACTGGCCCACACTTCGCGACCGCATGCCGCAGCCCAAGCCGTAA